The following proteins are encoded in a genomic region of Anomaloglossus baeobatrachus isolate aAnoBae1 chromosome 6, aAnoBae1.hap1, whole genome shotgun sequence:
- the GMNN gene encoding geminin, translating into MHSNKKTKTELDKPAPSIKNYFTEKAHENLQRRTLKVIQPSATGQLVGRITETKNSTKRKLWNDQIISKKAKVEVALDPEQGENKDCSNEAYELMVKENPTYRYWKELAEERRKALYEVLQENEKLHKDIELKDEEIAQLKKENDELMELAGHVQYMANLVERLTGSAPHSLEDLKNLDLEEARCEDEADLEEQQSSLSSSMEHDDS; encoded by the exons ATGCATTCCAACAAGAAAACCAAAACTGAATTGGACAAACCTGCTCCTTCCATCAAG AACTATTTTACTGAAAAAGCACATGAGAACCTGCAGAGAAGGACCCTTAAAGTGATTCAGCCATCTGCCACTGGTCAGCTTGTTGGCCGTATTACTGAG ACCAAAAACTCAACAAAAAGAAAACTATGGAATGATCAGATAATCTCTAAAAAGGCAAAGGTGGAAGTTGCTCTTGACCCAGAGCAGGGGGAGAACAAGGACTGTTCAAATGAAGCTTATGAACTTATGGTAAAAG AAAATCCCACATACCGGTATTGGAAGGAGCTTGCAGAGGAAAGAAGAAAGGCACTTTATGAAGTACTACAAGAGAATGAAAAG CTGCACAAAGATATTGAGCTTAAAGATGAAGAGATTGCACAACTGAAGAAGGAAAATGATGAGCTCATGGAACTAGCAGGACATGTGCAATACATGGCAAATTTAGTAGAG AGGCTTACTGGAAGTGCTCCTCATAGTCTTGAAGACTTGAAGAACTTAGACTTGGAAGAAGCCAGATGTGAAGATGAAGCAGACTTGGAGGAGCAACAGTCAAGTTTATCTTCCAGTATGGAGCATGATGACTCCTAA